A single genomic interval of Helianthus annuus cultivar XRQ/B chromosome 6, HanXRQr2.0-SUNRISE, whole genome shotgun sequence harbors:
- the LOC110865001 gene encoding dolichyl-diphosphooligosaccharide--protein glycosyltransferase subunit DAD1 — translation MGKSTVTTKDDAHALFHSLRSAYSATPTNLKIIDLYVMFAVFTALIQVGYMAIVGSFPFNSFLSGVLSCVGTAVLAVCLRIQVNKENKEFKDLPPERAFADFVLCNLVLHLVIMNFLG, via the exons ATGGGGAAGTCGACGGTGACGACGAAAGATGATGCACATGCTCTTTTTCACTCTCTACGTTCTGCTTATTCCGCTACCCCTACCAATCTCAAG ATCATAGATCTGTACGTTATGTTTGCCGTCTTCACCGCTCTGATTCAG GTGGGTTACATGGCCATTGTTGGTTCCTTCCCGTTCAACTCATTTCTCTCAGGCGTACTCTCTTGTGTAGGGACAGCCGTTCTTGCTG TCTGTCTTCGTATCCAAGTAAACAAAGAAAACAAGGAATTCAAG GATTTACCTCCTGAGCGCGCTTTTGCGGATTTTGTTCTGTGCAATTTGGTCTTGCATTTAGTGATCATGAACTTCCTTGGATAA
- the LOC110944530 gene encoding uncharacterized protein LOC110944530 — MTSPQTGLAWMMEVLNGNPIRCVNAFRMHPNVFTKLCRELESNYGLQSSDRMSTCEKVGIFLYTLALGLSNRDVGERFQRSGETISRAFHEVLEAIAGRGKSFQGLARDVIKPKDPTFQFVPPQILNDKRYMPYFKDCIGCIDGTHIGACIPESQQLPYIGRKGVPTFNVMATCDFDMCFTFVSIGWEGSAHDTRVFINATQNSKFNFPQPPEGRYYLVDKGYPDRKGYLVPYSKTRYHQSQFQREPPNNMQEAFNRSHSSLRSHIERSFGILKKRFKILGKMPKYSVQTQIDVIMATFALHNYIRNSQEDFMFTAMEQHPNYIPQDELHDVRNNDTSTSGLFEGTSNEMKHVRNEIATLTWNARH, encoded by the exons ATGACATCACCTCAAACGGGACTGGCTTGGATGATGGAAGTTTTAAATGGAAATCCTATACGATGTGTAAACGCATTCAGAATGCATCCAAACGTGTTTACAAAATTATGCAGAGAGCTCGAATCAAACTATGGATTGCAGTCGAGTGATAGAATGTCAACTTGTGAGAAGGTGGGGATATTTTTGTATACATTGGCATTGGGTTTATCTAACAGGGATGTTGGGGAGCGTTTTCAACGTTCTGGGGAGACTATTAGTAGAGCCTTTCATGAAGTTCTAGAGGCAATAGCTGGTAGAGGTAAAAGTTTTCAAGGTCTAGCACGTGACGTTATAAAACCAAAAGATCCGACTTTTCAATTCGTACCACCTCAAATCTTGAATGACAAAAGATACATGCCGTATTTCAAG GATTGTATTGGATGTATTGATGGTACACACATAGGGGCCTGCATCCCAGAGAGTCAGCAACTACCTTATATTGGTAGAAAAGGGGTACCAACTTTCAACGTAATGGCAACATGTGATTTCGATATGTGTTTCACATTCGTATCGATCGGATGGGAGGGGTCAGCACATGACACGCGTGTTTTCATTAACGCGACCCAAAATAGTAAATTCAACTTCCCACAACCACCTGAAG GTAGATATTATTTGGTTGATAAAGGATATCCAGATAGAAAAGGATACCTTGTTCCATATTCCAAGACAAGATACCATCAATCTCAATTTCAAAGAGAGCCCCCGAATAATATGCAAGAAGCTTTCAACCGTTCGCATTCATCTTTACGAAGTCATATTGAGAGGTCATTTGGAATTTTAAAGAAACGATTTAAGATACTTGGTAAAATGCCCAAGTATAGCGTGCAAACACAAATTGATGTTATCATGGCTACATTTGCATTGCATAACTATATACGTAATTCTCAAGAAGATTTCATGTTTACCGCAATGGAGCAACATCCAAACTACATACCACAAGATGAACTGCATGATGTTCGTAATAATGACACAAGCACTAGCGGTCTATTTGAAGGAACATCGAATGAGATGAAACATGTTCGCAACGAAATTGCTACTTTGACATGGAATGCACGACATTAA